AAGGAGCGTGACAACCTGTTGCCGGGCGATATCGTCGGTTTCCTCGGCATCGGCAGTGGTCTGAATTGTCTGATGTTGGGTATCCAGTGGTAATGAGTAGACCCTATCCTTTTGCCAGTCATTTTCTCGACCTGAACGGTCTGCAATACCATTATCTCGATGAGGGTCAGGGTGACCCGGTGGTGATGGTGCATGGTAATCCGAGCTGGTCGTTCTATTACCGCAATCTGGTCGATGCCCTGCGACAGAAGTACCGCGTCATCGTACCTGACCATATCGGCTGCGGTCTGTCGCAGAAGCCGGCTGTTGCCGATTATGCCTATACCCTGGAACAGCGGATCGACGACCTTGAAGCGCTGCTTGCGCATCTCGGAGTCGACCAGAGGATTACCCTGGTGGTGCATGACTGGGGCGGGATGATCGGTATGGGTTACGCCACGCGGCACCCTGAGCAGATTGCCCGCCTGGTCATTCTCAATACCGCCGCATTCCACCTGCCGGCCGCTAAAAAGTTTCCGCCGGCGTTGAAAATCTGTCGCGATACCGCGCTCGGCAGATTTCTGGTCCTGCGGCTGAACATGTTTGCCGTCATGGCGGCGCGGGTCGGCTGCAAGCGCAATCCGATGCCGAAAGCTTTGCGGCAAGCCTATTGTGCGCCGTACGATACGCCGGCCAATCGCATCGCCACCCTGCAGTTTGTTCGGGATATCCCCCTGGCGCCGGCCGACCCCGGTTATGCTCTGGTCAGCACTATCGGAGCGGGCCTGGAGCGGTTCGCCGCAGTGCCGATGACGATCTGTTGGGGACTCAGGGATTTCGTGTTCGACCGGCACTTTCTCGAGGAATGGCAGCGCCGTTTTCCGCTGGCCGAAGTGCACACGTTTGCCGATTGCGGCCACTACATTCTCGAGGATGCCAAGGACGAAGTCATTCCGCTGATCGAACGGTTCCTGGAGGAACACCCATTGACCAAGAGGGCATGATGAGCCAGTCCGTTTTTGCCAATGTTGCAGCCCATCTTCCGGAGATGGCCCGTCTCCAGCCGGACTCCCCGGCGATCCATATCCCGCAGGGTTGTGACGCGCAACAGCAAACCGTCTACCGCCAATACAGTTTTTCCGAGCTCGACCGGGAAAGTAACCGGATGGCACAGGCGCTTGAGTCGATCGGCATCCGGCGCGGTGTGCGCACGGTTCTGATGGTGCCGCCCGGGTTCGAGTTCTTTGCTCTGACCTTCGCGCTGTTCAAGACCGGCGCCGTCCCGGTGCTGGTTGATCCGGGGATGGGGATCAAGAATCTGAAAACCTGTCTGGCCGAGGCTGAACCCGCCGCCTTTATCGGTATCCCCAAAGCGCACCTGGCCCGCTTGTTGTTCGGCTGGGGCCGGCCGACCGTCCGGATTCTGCTGACTGTCGGTCGGCGTTTTTGGGGAGGGACGACCCTGGAAAAGTTGCTGCAGACCGTTGCCCCCGACCAGCCCTATCAGACCGTTGAGACCGAAACCGATGATACGGCGGCAATCCTGTTCACCAGTGGCAGTACCGGTGTGCCGAAAGGGGCCCTGTACAGTCATGGCAATTTCTCGGCCCAGGTCGAAACCCTGCGCCGGGTTTACGATATCCGGCCGGGCGAAGTTGATTTGCCGACCTTTCCGCTTTTTGCCCTTTTTGCGCCGGCGCTCGGCATGACCTCGGTGGTTCCGGAGATGGATTTTACCCGCCCGGCCGACGTTGATCCGGTCCGGATCGTCGCCGCCATCGAGCGCTTTCAGATTACCACCATGTTCGGCTCTCCGGCTCTGATTAACCGGGTCGGCCGCCATGGTGCAGCGCAAAAGATCAAACTGCCAAGCCTGAAGCGGGCCATCTCGGCCGGGGCGCCGGTCCCGGCGCCGGTGCTGGAGCGGTTTGCCGGGATGCTGTCCGACGAGGCCGAGGTTTTTACTCCGTACGGTGCCACCGAGGCCCTGCCGGTCTGCTCGATCGGCAGCCGGGAAATCCTCGGGGAAACGCGCGCGGCGACCGATCGGGGACAGGGGGTCTGTGTCGGCCGGCCGGTTCCGGGCCTGGAGCTGGAAATCATTGCGATCACCGATGCACCGATTGCCGAGTGGGATGCCGCCCTCAAGCTCGGCACCGGTGAGATCGGTGAGATCATCGTCAAGGGACCGCAGGTGACGCGCAGTTATTACAACCGGGCCGAATCGACCCGTCTTGCCAAAATCGCCGACCCCGAAGATGGCGGCGTTTATCATCGAATGGGCGATCTCGGATACCGCGACGGGCAGGGCCGGATCTGGTTTTGCGGGCGCAAGGCGCACCGGGTGGTGACCGCCGACCAGACCCTGTTTACGATTCCGTGCGAAGCGATTTTCAATACCCACCAGGCCGTCTTCCGCTCGGCTCTGGTCGGTGTCGGGCCGGCGCCGCCGCAGCGCCCGGTCCTCTGCGTCGAACTCGAGAAAGAGACCGGGGCTGTCGCCTCCGAAGAGCTGCGCCAGGAGCTGCTCCGCCTCGGCGCCGGGCAGGAACTCACCCGCTCGATCAAAACCATCCTGTTTCACCCCTCATTCCCGGTCGATATTCGACACAATGCCAAGATCTTCCGCGAAAAGCTGGCGATCTGGGCGACGGAGCAGCTGTCATGAAGGCATTGGTCACCGGCGGCGGCGGATTCCTCGGCAAGGCGGTTGTCCAGCTGCTGTGCCAGCGGGGTGATGAAGTTCGCTCTTTCTCCCGCCATCAACATCCGGCCCTGACGGACCTGGGGATTGAGCATTGTCGGGGGGATTTGAATGATGCCGATGCGGTCAGTCGTGCCGTTGCCGGATGTGATATCGTTTTTCATGTGGCGGCCAAGGCGGGTGTCTGGGGGCCGTATCAGGAGTATTACCAGGCGAACGTGGTCGGCACCCGCAACGTCATTGCCGCCTGTCGCCAGCATGGCATCGAGCGTCTGGTTTACACCAGCTCACCGAGTGTCGTGTTTGATGGCAGCGATATGGAGGGGGTCGACGAATCGGTGCCTTACCCGGAACATTTCGAGGCCTTTTATCCGCAGACCAAGGCGGAAGCCGAACAACTGGTGCTGCAGGCCAACGATGCGCAGCTGGCAACGGTCGCCTTACGGCCGCATCTGATCTGGGGGCCGGACGATAATCACCTGGTCCCGCGGATTCTCGAGCGCGGGCGCAAGGGGGCTTTGCGCAAGCTCGGCCGGCGCCCTTGCCTCGCTGACACCATTTACATCGACAATGCCGCCCAGGCCCATCTGCAGGCGTCTGATCATCTCAAGATCGGCTCTGCCGTTGCCGGACAGGTTTATTTCCTGGCCCAGGGGGAGCCGCTGCCGATCTGGGACATCGTCAATCGCATTCTCGACGCCGGCGGTATCCCGCCGGTGACCCGTACGATCTCTCCCGTTTTCGCCTATGGAATCGGCGCCATCCTCGAAGTGATCTATCGCCTGTTCCGGCTGCCGGGGGAGCCGCGCATGACCCGTTTTGTCGCCCGTGAATTGTCGACCGCACACTGGTTTAATCTCGATGCGGCGCGGCGTGATTTCGGTTTCCGGCCGGCCGTCTCCTTCGATGAGGGGATCGAGCGTTTACGCCAGTGGTTGGCTGCCAACCGTTCCGGATGAGGCACTATGTCCGCTGTCACACTTTCTCCCTGGCAGACCCCGCCCGATCGGCCGGAGCTTGATCGGCGACAGGTTCATCTCTGGCGCTTTCGGCTGACCCTTGCCGGCGCCGAGCGAACCCGGCTGAAATCGTTGCTGAGTGCGGCTGAACTGGCGCGGGCCGACCGGCTCCTCGATGCGGCCAAGGCGGATCAGTTTATTGTGGCCCGTATCCGGCTGCGGCAGATCCTCGGCCGTTACCTCGATCTGCCTCCTGCGGAGATTCTGTTTGATTACGGCAAGCACGGAAAGCCCGGGTTGGCGGCCGGGATCACGGCTGAACTTGAGTTCAACCTGGCCCACG
The DNA window shown above is from Desulfuromonas sp. and carries:
- a CDS encoding alpha/beta hydrolase — its product is MSRPYPFASHFLDLNGLQYHYLDEGQGDPVVMVHGNPSWSFYYRNLVDALRQKYRVIVPDHIGCGLSQKPAVADYAYTLEQRIDDLEALLAHLGVDQRITLVVHDWGGMIGMGYATRHPEQIARLVILNTAAFHLPAAKKFPPALKICRDTALGRFLVLRLNMFAVMAARVGCKRNPMPKALRQAYCAPYDTPANRIATLQFVRDIPLAPADPGYALVSTIGAGLERFAAVPMTICWGLRDFVFDRHFLEEWQRRFPLAEVHTFADCGHYILEDAKDEVIPLIERFLEEHPLTKRA
- a CDS encoding 3-beta hydroxysteroid dehydrogenase, encoding MKALVTGGGGFLGKAVVQLLCQRGDEVRSFSRHQHPALTDLGIEHCRGDLNDADAVSRAVAGCDIVFHVAAKAGVWGPYQEYYQANVVGTRNVIAACRQHGIERLVYTSSPSVVFDGSDMEGVDESVPYPEHFEAFYPQTKAEAEQLVLQANDAQLATVALRPHLIWGPDDNHLVPRILERGRKGALRKLGRRPCLADTIYIDNAAQAHLQASDHLKIGSAVAGQVYFLAQGEPLPIWDIVNRILDAGGIPPVTRTISPVFAYGIGAILEVIYRLFRLPGEPRMTRFVARELSTAHWFNLDAARRDFGFRPAVSFDEGIERLRQWLAANRSG
- a CDS encoding peptide synthase (Catalyzes the specific recognition and activation of amino acids during peptide synthesis): MSQSVFANVAAHLPEMARLQPDSPAIHIPQGCDAQQQTVYRQYSFSELDRESNRMAQALESIGIRRGVRTVLMVPPGFEFFALTFALFKTGAVPVLVDPGMGIKNLKTCLAEAEPAAFIGIPKAHLARLLFGWGRPTVRILLTVGRRFWGGTTLEKLLQTVAPDQPYQTVETETDDTAAILFTSGSTGVPKGALYSHGNFSAQVETLRRVYDIRPGEVDLPTFPLFALFAPALGMTSVVPEMDFTRPADVDPVRIVAAIERFQITTMFGSPALINRVGRHGAAQKIKLPSLKRAISAGAPVPAPVLERFAGMLSDEAEVFTPYGATEALPVCSIGSREILGETRAATDRGQGVCVGRPVPGLELEIIAITDAPIAEWDAALKLGTGEIGEIIVKGPQVTRSYYNRAESTRLAKIADPEDGGVYHRMGDLGYRDGQGRIWFCGRKAHRVVTADQTLFTIPCEAIFNTHQAVFRSALVGVGPAPPQRPVLCVELEKETGAVASEELRQELLRLGAGQELTRSIKTILFHPSFPVDIRHNAKIFREKLAIWATEQLS